CGGGTGGCATCGAGCTTCACGACCTGCGCACCCGGCGCCACGCCCACCAGCAGGCTGTCGGCATCCTTGACCCGCGAGTCGACGAACACCACGGTGCCGCTGGCATCCGCTGGTGTGGTGGCGATGTCGGCTGTCGCGGCTTGCGCATGGCCGTCCGCACTGTCGGCAGCGGCGGCGTGGTCGGCTGCCTTGGCGGCCTGCGCGGGGGCCTGGCTGTCGGCCTGGGCCGTGTCGGCGACGGTCGCGGCGACCGCGCCGTCGAACAGCATGCGCGGCTCCAGGAACATGATCATGGGGGACTGGGCTGATTGCTCAGCAGAAGGCTTCTGTGCAGCTGGCGAATTTCGCTTGTTCCACCACATGTTGCTCACCAGAGATCGAACGTTGTGACGCTGATAATGAAAGCTACGGTCAGTTGCCCGCAGCGTCGGACTTCATGCGAATGACATTGGCCGCGCTGGGCGAGCCGTCATTCCAGAACGACAGGTTGGAGTACTGCTCGAACAGGTCGGGCGGCAGGATGGTTTGCCGGGGCTCGAAGGCCACCCGTGGCTTGACCTTGTGCAGGCCGGAGACCCCCAGCGCATCGTCGAACTGCGGTGCGTCGTAGGACAGGTTGTCGAAGTCGTGCTCGAACCAGGGCTCGCCGATGAACTCGTAGACCAGGCGCAACACTCGCTCGGGCGCCTGGCTCAACAGGTCGTAGTCGATCAGCAGCAGCGAATTGGCATGCTCACCGTAATAGGCCTCTTTCAGCGAAGCCCAAGCAAAGCCGACCAGGCGATTGCGCTGCGCCAGGGTTTCCACGCGGCTGTAGACGGTGTTGCGCTCGGTGTCATCGACGAACAGCTTGGTGTTCTCGAACGGGTTCTTGCGATACACCCGTTCGATGCTGTCCATCACCCAGGCCACGTTGCGCACGCAGGCGATGACCTTGGCTTGCGGGAACATTTCCATCAGGGCAGGCAGGCGCGAGGTCCAGCCGCGGCTGGTGTCGAAGACCACCGCTTTGTCCGCCTTGTCGGCGTAATACGAATCGAAGATGCCCCGCAACAGCCGGCGACGCGCCGAGGTATCGATCATCGAAGAGAATTCGCTGCCAGCACTGCACTGGGCGAGCACCGAAGAAAACAGCGAGGCGACCGGACTGCTCATACCGGCATGAAAGCGCGGGTTCTGCAACAGAATCGCGGAGAGCAGAGTCGAGCCCGCACGTGGCAAACCCGAAATAAAATTGAATTGCGTCATCCTGACCTCTCTGTATCGATGCACTCTCCATGTGTAACGACTATGAGCCTAAACCAAGGAGTGCGATGCGCATAGCTTCATCGACAAAAGTTCCGATACATTGAGTAGGAAAAAAATAAAAACCTCCGCCTACACCTGCGAGCCTCAACAAATACGGCCCTCATAGAGAATCTGAATGATTTTTTTCAGACGAGTGGCATGGCCGATATAGGTAAGCGGTATCTATATCGCCAGCTTAATAGTCGGCACATACAGGAACGTCATCTCGTGGAGCCAATGTTCCAAACGCGACAAATAAATGGGCGGGTGGAAGCAAATCTGCCAACGCTGACTACGCTCTGAGCTGACATTCAGCCATGCCACGCATGCGTGGCTGAGGTCGACCAAGACACTAGATGACAAGGAATAGGATCTATGGAAGTTTTCATCGGGTCGATCATGACATTCGGGTTCAATTACGCGCCCTACGGCTGGTCGTTTTGCAATGGGCAGCTAGTCCCTCTCCAACAGTCCCAGGCGCTGTTTGCGCTTCTGGGCACCCTCTATGGCGGCAATGGAGTGAACAATTTCGCACTGCCTGATCTGCAGGGGCGGATCCCTGTCGGTCAGGGACAAGGCGCCGGTTTGACACCTCGTACGATTGCCCAACATTCGGGTAGCGAATCCGTCACGCTGTTGCAAAACAACCTCCCACCTCATACACACACCATCACCTCCAACCTGGTGGTCAATACACAGATCAGTCTGGCCACCGAGCAGACCAGCGCAGCTGTCGCTCCGACAGCGACCAATAGTTTTGTCGGTGCAGGAAACCCGACAGGGCCTGGCTCAGCCAACATTTTCTCTTCGGCCATCGGCAACAATCCGGTTAACCAGAGTGGCGTTACGAGCGCAGTGACTGGAAGCGTGACAGCGGCGGTCACCGGGACAGGCGCCCCGTTTGGCACCATGAATCCATTCCTGGTACTGAACTTCAGCATTGCACTGCAGGGTATTTACCCAAGCCGTAATTGACGCTCACCGATGTCGAGGCAAACCCCCGCCAGGAGACTCATTGATGCTCGACAAGATTTCAGTGGAATATTTTCAACAATGGCTCGGCACGCCTTGCGCTCTAAAAGCGGACAGCGGCCACGAACTGACCGTGGTGATATCGAGCGTGGATGAGAAACCGCAGGCACGTATGCCAGGCGCACGCATGCCCTTCAGTGTTTCCGTCGACTCCCAGCACCCCACCGACTTTGTCGATGGTCTTTGCCATCTGGAACTCGGTGGAATGAAAGAACTCGGCCAGGTATTCGTTTCACGGGTCCCGCCCCTTGGCCGGGACCCGAACCTGGCCTACTACCACATCAGCTTCAACTGATCAGACCACAATGGCGCGCCGCTGCGGGTACCAGACCAACCGCTCGGCCGCCACATCCCGTTCCTCGACCTGAAACCCCAGCGCCAGGTAATGCTGGCGTGCATGGGGGTTGTTGGCCCATACCACCGTGGAAACCGGGCAGCGCACCTGCTCGGCGGCCTGCTGGACGCCCTGGAGCACCGTGCGGCCATGGCCCTGGCCGCGCGCGGCGGGAATGAACGCCAGGTACAGCACGCGAATCTCGTTCGGGCCGAAATCGGTCACCAAGGCGCCGATACAGGTGCCCAGCTTTTCCACCACATAGTGCATGGCCCCCGGAAAACCATTGCCGATGCCCTGCTCCTGTACATGGTGCTGCTGGTTGATGACCTGCTCGACGAACTCCTGCTCGCCGTCGATCCACTGCAAGTCCGGGCGCGCCGAATGGTAGAGCGTCTGCAAAAATAGCGCGTCGGCCTCCACGGCCGGCCGTACCAGCAGGTCACCGACACTGCCGGAATGCTTGTTGGATTTCATTGGTTCGTCTCCCTGACCTTATGCCAATACAGTTCGATTAAGCGATTTGCGCCTTTGAGGCTCGGTGGGAGCGGCTTTAGCCGCGAAAGCGCCTGGAAGTTCAGTGCATCTGCTGTGAACAGGCGCTCGCTTCGCGGCTGAAGCCGCCTACCCGGCCTGACCGCCCCGTATTGGACCTTATTCAGAATCCGCTCTCACGCACGCCCAGGGCCGCCAGCCGACGCCATGCCGCCAGCAGCACTGACTCGCTCTGCCCCTCGAGCATGACCACCCCGCGCAGGGGCTGTACCGGCGCGGCCACCGACTCGTCGACCTTCAGGCGCACGCCATACTGGGCCTGCACGGGTTCGGCGCGCTGCTGCTCGTCGCGACGCACGGCAATCGGGCCATGATGGTCGGAGGTCAGTGCCTCCTGGTCGAGCCAGGCGGCGCCATTGGCGTCGATCTCAAGCAACTCCACCGGCAACGAGGCGCGCATGGGGTCATCGGCGATGAAGCGCCCCTTGGCGCCTACCTCGACACGCCACAGGGCATCCTCGGCCAGATAGCCACGCAGGCGGGTTCCCGACTCGACGATGCGCGCCAGCGGCACGCCAGGCGCTACCCAGCGGCCGGGTTCCAGGTTGGGCATCAGGTCACGCACCCGGCCGGCCTGGGGCGCGCGGATCGATAAACGCTCGCGCTGCGCCGCCAGGCCGCGGTACTCGGCCACCGCTTC
The Pseudomonas sp. DTU_2021_1001937_2_SI_NGA_ILE_001 DNA segment above includes these coding regions:
- a CDS encoding sulfotransferase; amino-acid sequence: MTQFNFISGLPRAGSTLLSAILLQNPRFHAGMSSPVASLFSSVLAQCSAGSEFSSMIDTSARRRLLRGIFDSYYADKADKAVVFDTSRGWTSRLPALMEMFPQAKVIACVRNVAWVMDSIERVYRKNPFENTKLFVDDTERNTVYSRVETLAQRNRLVGFAWASLKEAYYGEHANSLLLIDYDLLSQAPERVLRLVYEFIGEPWFEHDFDNLSYDAPQFDDALGVSGLHKVKPRVAFEPRQTILPPDLFEQYSNLSFWNDGSPSAANVIRMKSDAAGN
- a CDS encoding phage tail protein, translated to MEVFIGSIMTFGFNYAPYGWSFCNGQLVPLQQSQALFALLGTLYGGNGVNNFALPDLQGRIPVGQGQGAGLTPRTIAQHSGSESVTLLQNNLPPHTHTITSNLVVNTQISLATEQTSAAVAPTATNSFVGAGNPTGPGSANIFSSAIGNNPVNQSGVTSAVTGSVTAAVTGTGAPFGTMNPFLVLNFSIALQGIYPSRN
- a CDS encoding DUF6916 family protein, yielding MLDKISVEYFQQWLGTPCALKADSGHELTVVISSVDEKPQARMPGARMPFSVSVDSQHPTDFVDGLCHLELGGMKELGQVFVSRVPPLGRDPNLAYYHISFN
- a CDS encoding GNAT family N-acetyltransferase; translated protein: MKSNKHSGSVGDLLVRPAVEADALFLQTLYHSARPDLQWIDGEQEFVEQVINQQHHVQEQGIGNGFPGAMHYVVEKLGTCIGALVTDFGPNEIRVLYLAFIPAARGQGHGRTVLQGVQQAAEQVRCPVSTVVWANNPHARQHYLALGFQVEERDVAAERLVWYPQRRAIVV